In one Rutidosis leptorrhynchoides isolate AG116_Rl617_1_P2 chromosome 8, CSIRO_AGI_Rlap_v1, whole genome shotgun sequence genomic region, the following are encoded:
- the LOC139863236 gene encoding uncharacterized protein, with product MEVTVISQGWFGDMPICISHNRLFHLERERNALVANRCVNGSFVCNWSRIDIGSQNTYVVQGLCEQMSNITLGVHPDCWRWTLNGDGWFYVAFARNYIDRNLLPSSEFITEWRNFLSGKVNIFIWRFIRDKVPNKLNLSRQGLKFQSISCVMCNQGIDSSEHLFFHCSYAHDVWRTIFIWIDRPMHGFSSWQEVLSWIDAVDSIEFFSFAWLRFRARISLNWNQWRSHTHNTSGTGHQSFSPSSVNF from the exons ATGGAAGTTACGGTGATATCACAAGGATGGTTTGGGGACATGCCTATTTGTATTTCGCATAACCGTTTATTCCACTTGGAACGTGAGCGTAATGCTTTGGTTGCCAACAGATGTGTGAATGGTAGTTTCGTCTGTAATTGGTCTCGTATTGACATAGGGAGTCAAAATACATATGTTGTTCAAGGCTTATGTGAGCAGATGTCGAATATCACGTTGGGTGTTCATCCAGATTGTTGGAGATGGACTTTAAATGGTGATGGTTGGTTCTATGTTGCGTTTGCCAGAAATTATATTGATCGAAACTTGCTGCCTTCAAGCGAGTTCATTACGGAGTGGAGAAATTTTTTGTCGGGTAAAGTAAATATCTTCATTTGGAGATTTATTCGTGATAAGGTTCCAAACAAGCTAAATCTTTCGAGGCAAGGTTTGAAATTTCAGTCGATAAGTTGCGTTATGTGTAACCAGGGAATCGATAGCTCGGAACACCTATTTTTTCATTGCTCTTATGCGCACGATGTTTGGAGAACTATTTTCATTTGGATTGATCGGCCGATGCATGGGTTCTCGTCATGGCAAGAGGTGCTCAGTTGGATTGATGCGG TGGACTCGATTGAGTTTTTCTCGTTTGCTTGGCTTCGTTTTAGAGCCAGAATTAGTTTAAATTGGAACCAGTGGCGGAGCCACACACATAATACTAGTGGCACGGGCCACCAGTCATTTAGTCCGAGTAGTGTAAATTTTTAA